A window from Armatimonas rosea encodes these proteins:
- a CDS encoding DUF1559 domain-containing protein, with the protein MSQKRTRGAFTLIELLVVIAIIAILAAILFPVFAQAREKARATACLSNMKQIGLGMMMYAQDYDETYPLHFTNQSPRPVNPINAAAAAPRMMWTVAIYPYLKNWGIYSCPSDKPQSTDAFTACYLVSYGYNYGYLSTLNPSGDPGNAALQYFSGVSVASIGRPADIVAVTDSGARDAFGAATVLGGTVNPPDAYPSQKYFYGPSGVGWGIGCVSYYSTAGGAVNGKWGNTDGFAFRHNEGGNVTFADGHAKFQKVGYMASGTNNVNLALNCTATRVTDYSKYLWDPRFESGPQQ; encoded by the coding sequence ATGTCTCAAAAACGTACACGGGGAGCATTCACACTCATCGAGCTCCTTGTTGTGATCGCGATTATCGCTATCCTCGCTGCTATCCTCTTCCCTGTTTTTGCACAGGCTCGTGAGAAGGCCCGCGCGACAGCTTGTTTGTCCAACATGAAGCAGATTGGTCTTGGCATGATGATGTATGCCCAGGACTACGATGAAACCTACCCGCTGCACTTCACCAACCAGAGCCCCCGCCCGGTCAACCCCATCAATGCTGCTGCTGCTGCACCCCGTATGATGTGGACCGTCGCCATCTATCCTTATCTTAAGAACTGGGGCATCTACAGCTGCCCGTCGGACAAGCCGCAGTCCACCGACGCCTTCACGGCTTGCTACCTGGTTAGCTACGGCTACAACTACGGCTACCTCAGCACCCTGAACCCCTCCGGCGACCCGGGTAACGCCGCGCTGCAGTACTTCAGTGGCGTCTCCGTCGCTTCGATCGGCCGCCCCGCGGACATCGTCGCCGTCACCGACTCCGGTGCACGCGATGCCTTCGGTGCCGCTACCGTCCTGGGTGGTACCGTCAACCCGCCCGATGCCTATCCTTCCCAGAAGTACTTCTACGGTCCTTCCGGTGTAGGCTGGGGAATCGGCTGTGTCAGCTACTACTCCACCGCGGGTGGTGCTGTCAACGGCAAGTGGGGCAATACTGATGGCTTCGCGTTCCGTCACAACGAGGGTGGTAACGTGACCTTCGCCGATGGCCATGCTAAGTTCCAGAAGGTGGGCTACATGGCCTCCGGTACCAACAACGTCAACCTGGCGCTGAACTGTACCGCAACCCGCGTGACCGACTACTCGAAGTACCTGTGGGATCCCCGCTTCGAGTCTGGTCCTCAGCAGTAA
- a CDS encoding ABC transporter ATP-binding protein, protein MLKLENLDVFYGAIHALRGVSVTVDEGEIVTLIGANGAGKSTLLRSASGMVRPKTGSVTFLGENITRTPIASIVSRGLVHCPEGRRIFANMTVKENLELGAYLRKDKAGIASDYEYALNLFPRLRERLTQSAGTLSGGEQQMLAIGRALMSKPKLLMMDEPSLGLAPVIVQDIFRIITTINQEQKVAVLLVEQNANKALAVAHRGYVLETGRITLQGPAAELRTNPEVKKAYLGE, encoded by the coding sequence ATGCTTAAGCTTGAGAACCTGGATGTCTTCTATGGCGCGATCCATGCCCTGCGCGGCGTGAGTGTCACGGTGGATGAGGGCGAGATTGTCACCCTGATCGGGGCCAACGGAGCGGGAAAGAGCACGCTCCTGCGCAGTGCCTCGGGGATGGTGCGCCCCAAGACCGGCTCGGTCACCTTTCTGGGGGAGAACATCACCCGGACGCCAATCGCCTCCATCGTCTCGCGTGGCCTCGTACACTGCCCGGAGGGGCGGCGGATCTTTGCCAACATGACGGTGAAAGAGAACCTGGAGCTGGGGGCCTACCTGCGCAAAGACAAGGCTGGGATCGCCTCGGACTACGAGTACGCGCTCAACCTCTTCCCCCGCCTGCGTGAGCGCCTCACCCAGAGTGCGGGGACACTCTCCGGCGGCGAGCAGCAGATGCTGGCGATTGGCCGTGCGCTGATGAGCAAGCCCAAGCTCCTCATGATGGACGAGCCGTCGCTGGGGCTTGCCCCAGTGATTGTCCAGGATATCTTCCGCATCATCACCACCATCAACCAGGAGCAAAAAGTCGCCGTTCTTCTCGTCGAGCAGAACGCAAACAAGGCGCTTGCGGTCGCACACCGGGGCTACGTCCTTGAGACCGGGCGCATCACGCTCCAGGGACCTGCGGCCGAGCTGCGGACCAACCCTGAGGTCAAGAAGGCCTATCTCGGGGAATGA
- the folE2 gene encoding GTP cyclohydrolase FolE2, with product MSKPTPSLTPSPRMFFHDTDSPAQPLVERRYDSDFVPSEEYRASLPDMTLTRNAIQGANVPIQQVGISGFRLPLRFVTESGEHTTLEARVTGSVSLEANLKGINMSRIMRTFYEHKDAAFTPDTLTAILRDYQAQVGGLHARLKVGFSYPMLQQSLRSGLAGYQYYTVSYQASLDARGTLRRFINFDFVYSSACPCSAELAEHARLTRNVYAIPHSQRSKARIQLELTEGATLTVEEIQRHCLAALQTETQVMVKREDEQAFAELNGTYIKFVEDAARLLFERFDSDPRVKDFEIACAHLESLHSHDAVSVICKGIEGGYQADFVDFETLIC from the coding sequence ATGTCAAAACCGACCCCTTCCTTGACGCCGTCGCCCCGTATGTTCTTTCACGACACCGACTCCCCCGCGCAGCCCCTCGTGGAGCGGCGTTATGATAGCGATTTTGTCCCGTCCGAAGAGTACCGCGCCTCGCTCCCGGACATGACCCTGACCCGCAATGCGATCCAAGGCGCCAATGTCCCTATCCAGCAGGTCGGCATCTCGGGCTTCCGCCTGCCCCTGCGCTTTGTCACCGAGAGCGGCGAGCACACCACGCTCGAGGCACGCGTCACCGGCTCCGTCTCCCTAGAGGCCAACCTCAAGGGCATCAACATGAGCCGCATCATGCGCACCTTCTACGAGCACAAAGACGCTGCCTTTACGCCGGACACGCTCACGGCGATCTTGCGCGACTACCAGGCGCAGGTCGGTGGGCTCCATGCGCGGCTGAAGGTCGGCTTCTCCTACCCCATGCTCCAGCAGAGCCTTCGCAGTGGGCTCGCCGGCTACCAGTACTACACGGTCAGCTACCAAGCCAGCCTCGATGCCCGTGGCACCCTGCGCCGCTTCATTAACTTTGATTTTGTGTACTCGTCGGCGTGCCCCTGCTCCGCCGAGCTGGCCGAGCACGCCCGCCTGACCCGCAATGTCTACGCCATCCCGCACAGCCAGCGCTCCAAGGCCCGCATCCAGCTTGAGCTCACCGAGGGGGCGACGCTGACGGTGGAGGAGATCCAGCGTCACTGCCTCGCCGCCCTCCAGACCGAGACCCAGGTCATGGTCAAGCGAGAGGACGAGCAGGCCTTTGCGGAGCTCAACGGCACCTACATCAAGTTTGTGGAAGATGCGGCACGGCTACTCTTTGAGCGCTTCGATAGCGACCCACGGGTGAAGGACTTTGAGATCGCCTGTGCGCACCTGGAGAGCCTTCATAGCCACGATGCGGTCAGTGTGATCTGCAAGGGAATCGAGGGCGGGTACCAGGCGGACTTTGTGGATTTTGAAACACTGATCTGCTAG
- a CDS encoding ABC transporter ATP-binding protein produces MPLLECKNVIKRFGGLTAVNGVNLTIEQGALAGLIGPNGAGKTTVFNLLTGVYAPTEGDILFEGASIAGKKPHEIAQRGVCRTFQNIRLFSELSVLDNVRTAAAVREKIGLAATVFRTPGFEKVEKSATADAGHLLELLGLYNFKDEQAKNLPYGAQRRLEIARALATKPRLLLLDEPAAGMNPQESDDLMHLIRRLRDEFSVTILLIEHDMNVVMGVCENITVLVYGQPIAHGTPEEIQSNPKVIQAYLGDEDGDGLGDVGGKADA; encoded by the coding sequence ATGCCGCTTCTGGAATGCAAAAATGTTATCAAGCGCTTCGGGGGACTGACCGCGGTCAACGGGGTCAACCTGACGATCGAGCAGGGAGCCCTTGCCGGGCTGATCGGCCCCAATGGCGCAGGGAAGACCACGGTCTTTAACCTCCTCACCGGGGTCTACGCCCCAACCGAGGGCGATATTCTCTTTGAGGGGGCCTCGATTGCGGGCAAGAAACCCCATGAGATCGCCCAGCGCGGGGTCTGCCGGACCTTTCAGAATATCCGACTATTTAGCGAGCTCTCGGTTCTGGACAATGTCCGCACCGCCGCCGCTGTCCGGGAGAAGATCGGCCTCGCCGCAACTGTGTTCCGCACACCTGGCTTTGAGAAAGTCGAGAAGAGCGCTACCGCCGATGCGGGACACCTGCTGGAGCTGCTCGGGCTCTACAACTTTAAGGACGAGCAGGCCAAGAATCTCCCCTACGGTGCCCAGCGCCGCCTCGAGATCGCGCGGGCGCTGGCAACCAAGCCCCGTCTGTTGCTTCTCGACGAGCCCGCGGCGGGCATGAACCCACAAGAGTCCGACGATCTCATGCACTTGATCCGGCGGCTCCGTGATGAGTTCTCAGTGACGATCCTGCTGATCGAGCACGACATGAATGTGGTGATGGGAGTCTGTGAGAACATCACGGTGCTGGTCTATGGGCAACCAATCGCCCATGGGACGCCCGAGGAGATCCAGAGCAATCCGAAGGTCATTCAGGCCTACCTCGGCGATGAAGACGGCGATGGGCTCGGGGATGTGGGGGGCAAGGCCGATGCTTAA
- a CDS encoding polysaccharide deacetylase family protein, with translation MLLRRLPTTENVVALTFDACQTLKPAGYAPEIIAILRRERVPATLFLGGRWMEWHADVTRSLARDPLFELATHSYLHPHFPKLTEKQMRADLEQALAVHQKLTGRKPKAFRPPYGEQNPLTVKVAESYGLATVLWDVETGDPDPKSSAKEILREVSRQTKPGSIVIQHMNGRGWHSPEALPEIVALLRRRGFRFVQISESLHR, from the coding sequence ATGCTCCTCCGCCGCCTCCCCACCACAGAGAACGTCGTCGCGCTCACCTTCGATGCCTGCCAGACCCTCAAACCGGCAGGCTATGCGCCTGAGATCATCGCGATCCTGCGGCGGGAGCGGGTTCCGGCGACTCTGTTTCTCGGGGGGCGCTGGATGGAGTGGCACGCGGATGTCACAAGAAGCCTTGCGCGTGACCCGCTCTTTGAGCTTGCCACCCACAGCTACCTCCACCCGCACTTTCCCAAGCTCACCGAGAAGCAGATGCGTGCGGACCTGGAGCAGGCGCTAGCGGTGCACCAGAAGCTCACCGGGCGCAAGCCCAAGGCGTTCCGCCCTCCCTACGGCGAGCAGAACCCCCTCACGGTCAAGGTCGCTGAGAGCTACGGGCTCGCCACGGTTCTCTGGGATGTCGAGACCGGCGACCCGGACCCCAAGAGCTCCGCCAAAGAGATTCTGCGGGAGGTCAGTCGTCAGACCAAGCCCGGCTCGATCGTCATCCAGCACATGAACGGCCGTGGCTGGCACTCCCCCGAAGCCCTCCCCGAGATAGTTGCGTTGCTGCGGCGACGGGGTTTCCGCTTCGTGCAAATCTCCGAGAGCCTACACCGGTAG
- a CDS encoding FAD-dependent thymidylate synthase, with translation MRVTNVSLRPTEASNAAGRPALTPELLAATGARYSRSNEGLEAILARIDPNNLDKSVDGIFKMVDYGHASIADMTPVALFIDGISMWLAYELFRISPTAGGQESSTRYIKLDEEGLLSAEELGIPDGDAWQERMGAAFAAYREALAYWEQVALDEPERVRIPAGVNEKAAARMRRNFAFDRARYFLPVAVRTNAMLVQSARAWVSVCQHLLSHPLPEAVRCGERIREELGLSAPRLIKHARKLENTVVGLAAEQVSAQWHSGKKAQAQAFLDVMLPSGALDFAADLAFHNNRYAYIGEGLRRTAVRFGWDGIAFAEIRDLNRHRTGTKYCPLRPVGFYAAQDEHPHADHWAEVGEKASELAELRLLQNDPAYIYETLLGTQFPFEHTTTADKFLYEAELRTGTGAHYRYAKHLRDVLALWYEKFPQTKGLVLEGSAEPE, from the coding sequence ATGCGTGTTACCAATGTTTCGCTTCGGCCCACCGAAGCCTCCAATGCCGCCGGTCGTCCGGCTCTCACTCCCGAGCTGCTCGCTGCCACGGGCGCGCGCTACTCCCGCTCCAATGAAGGGCTGGAGGCGATCCTAGCGCGGATCGACCCGAACAACTTGGATAAGTCCGTCGATGGCATCTTCAAGATGGTTGATTACGGTCACGCCAGTATTGCGGACATGACCCCAGTGGCGCTCTTTATCGACGGCATCTCCATGTGGCTTGCCTACGAGCTCTTCCGCATCAGCCCGACCGCCGGGGGGCAGGAGAGCAGCACGCGCTACATCAAGCTTGATGAGGAGGGGCTTCTCTCGGCGGAGGAGCTGGGAATCCCCGACGGCGACGCGTGGCAGGAGCGCATGGGCGCGGCGTTTGCGGCCTACCGGGAGGCGCTTGCCTACTGGGAGCAGGTGGCACTCGATGAGCCCGAGCGCGTGCGGATTCCGGCGGGGGTGAACGAGAAGGCGGCGGCGCGGATGCGGCGCAACTTCGCCTTTGACCGAGCGCGCTACTTTCTGCCGGTTGCTGTGCGTACCAACGCCATGCTGGTCCAGTCGGCGCGGGCCTGGGTGAGTGTGTGCCAGCACCTTCTCTCGCACCCGCTCCCCGAGGCCGTCCGCTGCGGCGAGCGCATCCGTGAGGAGCTGGGCCTCTCCGCGCCGCGGCTGATCAAGCACGCCCGAAAGCTGGAGAATACCGTGGTCGGGCTGGCTGCGGAGCAAGTGAGTGCGCAGTGGCACAGCGGGAAGAAAGCCCAGGCCCAAGCGTTTCTGGACGTAATGCTGCCCTCGGGGGCGCTCGACTTTGCCGCCGATCTTGCCTTTCACAACAACCGCTACGCCTATATCGGGGAGGGACTACGACGGACGGCGGTGCGTTTTGGCTGGGATGGAATTGCCTTTGCGGAGATTCGCGACCTGAACCGACACCGCACGGGAACGAAGTACTGCCCCCTGCGTCCGGTTGGGTTTTACGCCGCTCAGGACGAGCATCCGCATGCGGACCACTGGGCCGAGGTGGGCGAGAAGGCAAGCGAGCTGGCAGAGCTACGCCTGCTCCAAAATGACCCTGCCTATATCTACGAGACGCTTCTGGGGACGCAGTTTCCCTTTGAGCACACCACGACCGCCGATAAGTTTCTCTACGAGGCGGAGCTACGTACGGGGACGGGGGCGCACTACCGCTACGCCAAGCACCTGCGCGATGTGCTCGCGCTCTGGTACGAGAAGTTCCCCCAGACCAAGGGGCTCGTGCTGGAAGGCAGCGCCGAGCCGGAGTAA
- a CDS encoding ankyrin repeat domain-containing protein produces MQHTRGKFAILLSLIVCLVCLGAGWAVRRELAQRALNRTLVEAARRDDLRGVRAALQRGASPNTRATYQNQVTSLPDVWKWLRHDEELFWHDAPLIGEVAENGGKNDEAILKALLDAGADVNSCDNLQRTALMGAAGGDRVPLVRLLLRYGADRSLVSRRGWTALDEAKEYNRTRILPLLR; encoded by the coding sequence ATGCAACATACAAGAGGAAAGTTTGCGATACTACTTAGCCTAATCGTGTGTCTGGTCTGTCTGGGGGCAGGGTGGGCGGTTCGGCGCGAGCTGGCACAGCGGGCTCTGAACCGGACTCTGGTCGAGGCGGCGCGGCGCGACGACCTCCGCGGGGTCCGCGCTGCCCTACAGCGGGGCGCAAGCCCCAATACCCGCGCAACGTACCAAAACCAAGTGACCTCACTGCCAGATGTCTGGAAGTGGCTCCGACACGATGAGGAACTCTTCTGGCACGACGCCCCCCTGATCGGCGAGGTGGCCGAGAACGGGGGCAAGAACGACGAGGCTATCCTCAAAGCTCTCCTCGATGCCGGGGCCGACGTGAACTCCTGTGATAACCTCCAGCGTACGGCGCTCATGGGGGCTGCCGGGGGAGATCGTGTCCCCTTGGTGCGCCTCTTGCTTCGCTATGGTGCCGATAGATCCCTTGTCTCGCGGCGCGGCTGGACAGCGCTCGACGAAGCCAAGGAGTACAACCGCACCCGAATTCTCCCCCTGCTTCGCTAG
- a CDS encoding PEP-CTERM sorting domain-containing protein has protein sequence MIKGDSVKKFTFVVVSGFGLLSGVYAQEGQEGTPTLVAPAPVLPVFTPQSVRPGRDRFSNSPALTLDGLVETLKTNATFRKNLSKHFAIPEDRLLGFVADALVPQVLSADSRVQNYGVTKSGLIYHKNTTLKKGTRVWGLRDGTPILKWDCSNPLLLELPVKRRVPKPTPVGLWKEKGIAPPEATLLPPTELGAPMGITLALEKPGDPLLPPPPFTPTPTPGNPTSPRSSSMITRSGVPLLPVAGVFGLVVRSQTAPTSVPEPTTIALLGLGALGLLTLRRQR, from the coding sequence ATGATTAAGGGAGACAGTGTGAAGAAGTTTACATTCGTTGTGGTGAGTGGCTTTGGCTTGTTGTCGGGAGTCTATGCCCAAGAGGGGCAAGAAGGGACACCGACACTGGTTGCGCCTGCACCTGTACTTCCGGTCTTTACCCCCCAGAGTGTTCGCCCGGGTCGCGACCGCTTTAGCAACTCTCCTGCCCTCACCCTCGATGGCCTCGTGGAGACACTCAAGACCAACGCGACCTTTCGCAAGAACCTCTCCAAGCACTTCGCCATTCCCGAGGACCGCCTCCTGGGTTTTGTGGCCGATGCGCTCGTCCCTCAGGTCCTCTCCGCCGACTCCCGGGTTCAAAACTACGGCGTGACCAAGAGTGGGCTAATCTACCACAAGAACACGACACTCAAGAAGGGAACTCGTGTCTGGGGCCTGCGCGATGGCACTCCGATCCTCAAGTGGGACTGCTCCAATCCCTTGCTCCTTGAGCTACCGGTCAAGCGGCGCGTTCCGAAACCCACCCCGGTTGGTCTCTGGAAGGAAAAGGGAATCGCTCCGCCCGAGGCGACCCTCCTGCCTCCCACGGAGCTCGGGGCTCCTATGGGGATCACGCTTGCGCTGGAGAAGCCAGGCGACCCTCTCCTTCCACCGCCCCCGTTTACACCGACCCCGACACCCGGCAACCCGACATCTCCGCGCTCGTCTAGCATGATCACCCGGTCTGGGGTTCCCCTGTTGCCGGTTGCCGGGGTCTTTGGGCTCGTTGTGCGAAGCCAGACTGCCCCCACGAGTGTCCCTGAGCCCACAACAATCGCTCTCCTTGGGCTAGGTGCACTCGGCCTGCTCACCCTGCGCCGACAGCGGTAA
- the radA gene encoding DNA repair protein RadA, which yields MAKATTRFVCQQCAHVEPKWAGRCPSCGEWNSLVEEAIRETKTLTAQIRAGGGSFSHMGAAQSRPRPITEIEISERQRQSTHIAEFDRVLGGGIVPGSLTLIGGEPGVGKSTLMSQLCGNLAAQYGTTLYISGEESVEQIKLRAVRLSALHSDLLLASETDIGVIASFVEQLKPKYLVIDSIQTMISPDVDSAPGTVSQVRAATSALAALAKGKRIPIFLVGHVTKEGAIAGPRVLEHMVDTVLYFEGDAHLTYRILRAVKNRFGSTDELGIFEMRSEGLVGVENPSAAFLAERPIGSPGSTVTATMEGSRALLVEVQALVAQSYLNSPRRVTNGVNRDRVALVLAVLEKRLGLTLANMDVFVSVAGGVRVEEPSADLAIALAVAGSFLDRPVGGNHVFLGEIGLSGEVRSCTQIEKRLREAAGLGFGGAILPQKNIGRESQGIGLELFGVETVRQAVERALLAPQANPAVKPAADV from the coding sequence TTGGCCAAAGCAACCACCCGATTTGTCTGTCAGCAGTGCGCTCATGTCGAGCCCAAGTGGGCCGGGCGCTGTCCGAGCTGTGGGGAGTGGAACAGCCTTGTCGAAGAGGCGATCCGCGAGACCAAGACGCTCACAGCGCAGATTCGTGCCGGTGGAGGGAGCTTCTCTCATATGGGCGCGGCGCAGTCTCGTCCCCGGCCCATCACCGAGATCGAGATCAGCGAGCGCCAGCGCCAGTCCACCCACATTGCCGAGTTTGACCGCGTCCTCGGCGGAGGGATTGTCCCTGGTTCCCTTACCCTGATTGGGGGGGAACCAGGGGTGGGAAAAAGCACGTTAATGAGTCAGCTGTGCGGCAATCTTGCGGCGCAGTACGGGACGACGCTCTATATCTCGGGCGAGGAGTCGGTGGAGCAGATCAAGCTACGGGCGGTGCGGCTCTCGGCGCTGCATTCGGACTTATTGCTGGCATCGGAGACCGATATCGGGGTGATCGCCAGTTTTGTGGAGCAGCTAAAGCCCAAGTACCTGGTCATCGACTCGATCCAGACCATGATCTCGCCCGATGTGGACAGCGCGCCGGGGACGGTCTCCCAGGTGCGGGCGGCAACCAGTGCTCTCGCGGCGCTGGCAAAGGGCAAGCGCATCCCGATCTTTCTGGTGGGGCATGTCACCAAGGAGGGGGCGATCGCCGGGCCACGTGTCCTGGAGCACATGGTGGACACCGTGCTCTACTTTGAGGGCGACGCCCACCTGACCTACCGCATCCTGCGCGCCGTGAAGAACCGCTTTGGCTCCACCGACGAGCTAGGGATCTTTGAGATGCGCAGCGAGGGGCTGGTCGGGGTGGAGAATCCGTCGGCGGCGTTTCTTGCGGAGCGCCCCATCGGCAGCCCCGGCTCGACTGTCACGGCCACCATGGAGGGCTCTCGGGCGCTGTTAGTCGAGGTGCAGGCGCTCGTGGCCCAGAGCTACCTCAACAGCCCGCGGCGGGTCACCAACGGCGTGAACCGGGACCGGGTGGCGCTGGTGCTAGCCGTTCTGGAGAAGCGCTTGGGGCTGACCCTAGCCAACATGGATGTCTTTGTCTCGGTCGCGGGTGGCGTTCGGGTCGAGGAGCCATCGGCGGACCTGGCGATCGCGCTCGCGGTGGCGGGGAGCTTTCTGGACCGGCCGGTGGGGGGCAACCATGTCTTCCTGGGGGAGATCGGCCTCTCCGGCGAGGTGCGCAGCTGCACGCAGATCGAGAAGCGCCTCCGAGAGGCCGCTGGGCTCGGCTTCGGGGGGGCGATCTTGCCACAAAAAAACATCGGGCGGGAGTCGCAGGGGATTGGTCTAGAGCTCTTTGGTGTCGAGACCGTACGCCAGGCGGTTGAGAGGGCTCTGCTGGCACCGCAGGCCAACCCGGCGGTGAAGCCCGCAGCCGACGTGTGA
- a CDS encoding adenylate/guanylate cyclase domain-containing protein, which produces MRSLWRRPWVWGLLFFLGLLVVCRGSGATPAVLIELACLSVVFVMAATWGIFHPKRIFPHGSVAVRDALLASVVVFFLTRGILAIASVNNDRLSTDIPAMGPYFPLLASGVLSILLFPVLLWFNLTLVALAGMASKSAPAAERSILPLFWPVLFVSVILDILILAAGKTSGPGGVNRAEHLWPTMGASVFSPLTALFLTLELQGHGKDFSHVTQRLRVFLQRRCTRQRGWGPRDFRGLVLGGITGVLTLTLLSSPLLYAFIAPYEGIAYSAATQLGNQSSILSGALETNERLSIPALAAVLPKNPERLQALQKMVLISYDDSARHMALKTSEAHVQAQLLKHIAVGHPRAITLPFSHDDPDAPLGTLIKSALPRAEPGRPRESSDYPELAKAIKAAGCVYLLPLSSLDNDAKTESSPRAALFQSAYKVASHRLDISGSPDIPALNLKQSPPPLALALAQGERSSMPQGEQVLIDYRHELPQVRLPIAASQILQEQSLYDPVSRTWKPAKEFFTDKYVFIEPLSPRLRATPLGLRNEMEVHAQATATLLQKTHFTDSPPLSTVLLTLVVAALVGQLCVGRAPLESLWKIALPLLLVIGVGVVFTAFTPQRVNPVLPILGGILSFVTVTQFTFAMERDERTRNRELLGRFVAPQAIDEILKDPEGKLGLGGTRRRIVVLFVDVRGFSGFAEKRTPEEVVTTMNRYLAIMTDVLNFHEGILDKYTGDGLMALFLVEEVTQSIDVLRAVEAAQDMAREVQALAQTMKAEGGDALAVGMGLHYGEAVVGMVGHPTRQINYTALGHTVVVAARLQTLAAGGEIILSEAVYRALPPGSIAGELGESVTVKGVAEPVPIYRMRVPEK; this is translated from the coding sequence ATGCGATCACTCTGGCGTCGGCCCTGGGTCTGGGGCCTGCTGTTCTTTCTCGGTCTCCTGGTGGTCTGCCGTGGCTCGGGAGCGACCCCCGCTGTTTTGATCGAGCTAGCGTGCCTTAGTGTCGTCTTCGTCATGGCCGCTACCTGGGGCATCTTCCACCCCAAGCGAATCTTTCCCCATGGCAGTGTCGCCGTCCGAGATGCCCTGCTCGCCTCGGTCGTTGTCTTTTTCCTCACCCGCGGGATCCTTGCCATCGCCTCCGTCAACAACGACCGCCTCTCCACCGACATCCCCGCGATGGGCCCTTACTTCCCGCTCCTAGCCTCTGGGGTTCTCAGCATATTGCTATTTCCCGTGTTGCTCTGGTTCAACCTGACCCTCGTTGCGCTCGCAGGAATGGCCAGCAAGAGTGCCCCCGCTGCAGAGCGCTCGATCCTCCCTCTCTTTTGGCCGGTTCTGTTTGTCTCTGTCATCTTGGACATCCTGATTCTTGCTGCGGGTAAGACGAGTGGCCCAGGAGGCGTCAACCGCGCGGAGCACCTCTGGCCAACGATGGGTGCGAGTGTCTTCTCTCCCTTGACAGCACTCTTTCTCACCCTTGAGCTACAAGGGCATGGGAAGGACTTCTCGCACGTAACCCAGCGCCTCCGCGTGTTTCTCCAGCGTCGGTGTACCCGACAGCGGGGCTGGGGCCCCCGAGACTTTCGTGGTCTCGTCCTAGGCGGTATCACGGGAGTCCTCACCCTCACTCTTCTATCGTCGCCGCTTCTCTACGCCTTTATTGCCCCCTACGAAGGGATTGCCTACTCCGCTGCCACCCAGCTTGGTAACCAGTCCAGCATCCTGAGCGGTGCTCTAGAGACAAACGAGCGCCTCTCGATCCCTGCTCTGGCAGCCGTACTCCCAAAGAACCCCGAGCGGCTCCAGGCACTGCAGAAGATGGTGCTGATCTCCTACGACGATAGCGCACGGCACATGGCCCTCAAGACATCGGAGGCCCATGTCCAAGCGCAGCTATTGAAGCATATCGCCGTCGGCCACCCTAGGGCGATCACGCTTCCCTTTAGCCACGATGATCCCGATGCCCCGCTGGGGACACTGATAAAGTCTGCTCTCCCACGCGCGGAGCCCGGCCGCCCCCGTGAGAGTAGCGACTACCCCGAGCTCGCAAAGGCGATCAAGGCCGCAGGGTGCGTCTATCTGCTTCCTCTCTCAAGCCTAGACAACGATGCCAAGACAGAGAGCTCACCCCGTGCGGCCCTCTTCCAGAGTGCCTACAAAGTTGCGTCGCACCGCCTGGACATCAGCGGCTCACCGGATATCCCCGCCCTCAATCTCAAGCAGTCGCCTCCCCCCCTTGCCCTCGCACTGGCGCAAGGGGAACGCTCCAGCATGCCCCAAGGCGAGCAAGTGCTGATCGACTACCGCCACGAGCTGCCGCAAGTCCGCCTCCCCATCGCGGCCTCACAGATTCTCCAGGAGCAGAGCCTCTACGACCCGGTGAGCCGTACGTGGAAGCCAGCGAAGGAGTTCTTCACCGACAAGTATGTCTTTATCGAGCCGCTCTCACCGCGGCTCCGCGCCACCCCGCTCGGGCTTCGTAACGAGATGGAGGTGCATGCTCAAGCAACCGCGACATTGTTACAGAAAACGCACTTTACAGACTCTCCCCCGCTCTCGACCGTCCTCCTTACCCTTGTGGTAGCCGCGCTCGTGGGGCAGCTCTGTGTCGGGCGTGCGCCCCTGGAGTCACTCTGGAAGATCGCTCTTCCGCTTCTTTTAGTGATCGGGGTGGGAGTCGTCTTCACCGCGTTTACTCCCCAACGGGTTAATCCCGTGCTGCCCATCCTTGGCGGGATTCTCTCCTTTGTGACGGTCACGCAGTTTACGTTTGCGATGGAGCGCGACGAGCGCACGCGCAACCGGGAGCTTCTTGGGCGCTTTGTCGCACCGCAAGCAATCGACGAGATCCTCAAAGACCCGGAGGGCAAGCTGGGGCTGGGTGGAACGCGCCGCCGGATTGTCGTGCTGTTTGTGGATGTGCGCGGCTTCTCTGGCTTTGCGGAGAAGCGAACGCCGGAAGAGGTGGTGACGACGATGAACCGCTACCTGGCGATCATGACCGATGTGCTCAATTTCCACGAGGGCATCCTGGATAAGTACACAGGAGATGGCCTCATGGCTCTGTTTCTCGTGGAGGAGGTGACCCAGTCGATTGACGTGCTGCGCGCCGTCGAGGCGGCCCAAGACATGGCACGAGAGGTCCAGGCACTCGCTCAGACCATGAAAGCGGAGGGAGGAGACGCACTTGCGGTGGGAATGGGCCTACACTACGGCGAGGCCGTTGTGGGAATGGTGGGCCACCCTACGCGCCAGATCAACTACACCGCCCTGGGTCACACCGTCGTGGTGGCCGCACGTCTCCAGACCCTTGCTGCGGGCGGAGAGATCATCCTCAGTGAGGCGGTCTACCGTGCCCTCCCCCCTGGCAGTATCGCCGGCGAGCTGGGCGAGTCCGTGACAGTCAAGGGCGTGGCCGAGCCCGTGCCGATCTACCGAATGCGAGTCCCGGAGAAATGA